In the genome of Rhodothermales bacterium, the window GCGTGAAGTGTTCGGGGAGCAGGCGGTTGCTGACGGAGATCATTAAGGAAGAACTGGGATTTGAGGGGTTTTTGATTTCAGATTTCAAGGCGATCGACGAGCTACCGGGCGATTACAAGAGCGATATCGAGACGTCGATCAATGCCGGTATGGACATGGTTATGGTGCCGGACCGGTACCAGCTTTTCTTCGATACGCTGAAAGAACTCGTGGAAGAGGGCGGCGTGCCGATGGAGCGGATCGACGATGCCGTGCGGCGGATTCTCAGGGTGAAATTTGCAGCCGGACTGTTTGATGAAGACTGGTCACCCACAGCAGATCGTGCGCTTGAGGCGAGTGTCGGGTCCGACGAGCACCGCGCCGTCGCGCGGCAGGCGGTTCGCGAGTCTCTGGTGCTGCTGAAGAACGAAGGCGGTTTGCTGCCGCTGGCAAAGGATGTCGGGCGAATCCATGTGGTTGGTGTCGGTGCAGACAATATCGGCATGCAGAGTGGCGGCTGGACGATCGACTGGCAGGGAGGCATGGGAGCGATCACGCCGGGTACGACGATTTTGGAGGCGATTCGCAGTGCAGTCTCGGACGGAACGGAGGTAACATATTCGGCTGATGGAAGTGGCGCCGAGGGGGCGGATGTAGTGATTGCAGTCGTCGGCGAGCGACCGTATGCGGAGATGTATGGTGATGACCTGGACCTCGAGTTGAGCAGTGATGACGACGCGGTGGTCTCGTCGGCTGCGAAAGCCGGTGTTCCGGTCGTGACCCTGCTGATATCGGGACGGCCGATGATCGCGGATTGGGTAATGGATGCGAGTGAAGCGTTCATGGCCATCTGGCTGCCTGGATCGGAAGGCGACGGCATTGCGGACGTGCTTTTCGGTGACCATGCGCCGACGGGGAAGTTGTCATTCACGTGGCCGCGGTCGGTGGACCAACATCCGATCAACGTGGGGGATGAGAATTATGACCCGCTGTTTGAGTTCGGGTATGGATTGACGTGGTAGGGTAGAGACCCCGCGACGATTTTGCTGTCATCCCCGCGCAGGCGGGGATCGCTTCGGTGCCAGTCATTGGTAGCGAACGTCAGTAAACGAAGCAATCCGGGACCGTGATCGATTCTTCATCGCCTGGATCGCCGCGTCGGCCTTCTCGCAATGACGTTGATGTCATCCCCGCGCAGGCGGGGATCTTAGGTGCTCCAATTCGTGTGTCTCTTGGCGGACGTCCAGACGGCAATGGCTGGTTGCTGACGACGGTCACCTAGTCGTACTCGCATAAGATCATGCTCGCAGACGCGAGAATCCAACATTCGATGGATCCCGGCTCTTCGGCCGCGATGACATCGCGCGGTGATGGACGCCTCTGGCCAGGGACAACGAACTGCGTTAGAATTCGCTTCGTCGTCGCCAGACGAATACAGAAGCACAGTGACGATCACTGCCCAGAGCGGGCCTGTTCGCGGCCCGGGTTGATTTTCCGCCCCATCCCGGATTAGGTTCTCGGCGCCCACCAGCATTTTGCCAGCCCATCCTGCATGCCGAATTCAACCGAAAAAACCGGCCTCAGCCCACTCGCTTACGAAGAGATCCCACCCGGGCTGGAATATCCGCCCTACGTATCTCCGGGCGAGTCATTACGGGAATTCACGGTCAAGGCGGCCGTTGCAGGCATCTTCTTCGGCATCCTCTTCGGCGCGGCCAATGCATACCTGGGCCTTAGGGTCGGTCTTACCATCTCCACCTCGATTCCGGTGGCGGTGCTGACCATCGCGCTTTTTCGCGCCTTCCAGGTGTTCGGTTTTCAGTCGTCGGTGCTCGAAGCGAACCTCGCTCAGACGGTCGGTTCTGCGTCTAGCTCCGTAGC includes:
- a CDS encoding beta-glucosidase — translated: MRFIALLGMMVMLSSCVDQYSDSSVTEPMSQAVFVSFDAQVDELLARMTVDEKIGQMTQPDQEFLEDVDHIRDYMFGSLLSGGGSDPETNSLEDWRALYERYQAKALETRLAIPLLYGVDAVHGHSNVIGAVVFPHNIGLGATRNAELVEEISRITAKEVKATGMNWDFAPCVAVPRDDRWGRTYEGFAEEPMLVAELGAAAVRGLQGDDLSDPTRVLACAKHLAGDGGTVIGTGVTLWDGSTYPFDRGDVPLSEEELRRIHMEGYVTAVKAGVGTIMPSYSSWNGVKCSGSRRLLTEIIKEELGFEGFLISDFKAIDELPGDYKSDIETSINAGMDMVMVPDRYQLFFDTLKELVEEGGVPMERIDDAVRRILRVKFAAGLFDEDWSPTADRALEASVGSDEHRAVARQAVRESLVLLKNEGGLLPLAKDVGRIHVVGVGADNIGMQSGGWTIDWQGGMGAITPGTTILEAIRSAVSDGTEVTYSADGSGAEGADVVIAVVGERPYAEMYGDDLDLELSSDDDAVVSSAAKAGVPVVTLLISGRPMIADWVMDASEAFMAIWLPGSEGDGIADVLFGDHAPTGKLSFTWPRSVDQHPINVGDENYDPLFEFGYGLTW